From a single Lewinella sp. LCG006 genomic region:
- a CDS encoding peptidase domain-containing ABC transporter, whose protein sequence is MFKRFPFYRQLDSMDCGPTCLRMVAAYHGREYPLPFLREHSYIERDGVSLLGIVKAAEAIGLETHAFRLPWESGEDEASFQDLELPLIAHWEQNHFVVVFRITSRYVWVADPREAGIKKMRHQEFIRGWCSVGEEEGIVLLLTPTPAFYEQEGQAEISGPLGFRYLLQFVRPYRRLVIQLLIGLLGLSVLQLLFPFLTQAIVDIGINNQDLDFIFLMLIGMVLLFIGEVTITLLQGWILLHVGTRINVSLVAQFLRRVMRLPIRYFDQKSTGDFLQRIYDQRRIESFLTNTSLSALFSFTSLFILGGVLWWYHTGIFVVFFIAAVLYVVWILVFLKRRALIDHQRFREMTANQNTLIELIQGMPEIKLQQSEHKRRMGWVKIQNQLFRTNTRFLSLTQTQDTGAQFISQLKDIIIIVIAARAVIAGHLTLGAMLAIQYIVGQLNVPLQRLVGFLRTAQDAKLSLERLGELQQMEAEEKEGEQRMEELPEAADLVLENLSFAYSPLSGDVLKGIDLRIPHGKVTAIVGASGSGKTTLIKLLLGFYLPQQGRIQLGDYNLQGYAISAWRRACGAVLQDGFLFSDTIANNIAESSSAIEIEQLRKAIKLANLEAFVQELPQQLQTKIGPQGNGVSQGQRQRLLIARAIYKNPSFLFFDEATNALDAENEKVIVDNLAHFFAGRTVVVVAHRLSTVRNADKIVVLEAGQIVEEGTHDELVARKGRYLELISNQLELGG, encoded by the coding sequence ATGTTTAAGCGCTTTCCATTTTACCGGCAGCTTGATAGCATGGATTGTGGTCCTACCTGTTTGCGTATGGTCGCAGCTTATCATGGGCGCGAATACCCTCTTCCGTTTTTACGAGAGCACTCCTATATCGAAAGAGACGGCGTAAGTCTTTTAGGAATCGTAAAAGCTGCGGAAGCCATTGGCCTGGAGACACACGCTTTTCGACTTCCTTGGGAGTCAGGTGAGGATGAAGCCAGTTTTCAAGACCTGGAATTGCCTTTAATCGCCCATTGGGAGCAGAATCATTTTGTGGTCGTATTCCGAATCACCAGCCGCTACGTATGGGTGGCTGATCCACGGGAGGCAGGTATCAAAAAAATGAGGCACCAGGAATTTATTCGCGGCTGGTGCTCAGTGGGGGAGGAGGAAGGCATTGTGCTGCTGCTCACGCCTACACCTGCTTTTTACGAGCAGGAGGGGCAAGCCGAAATCAGTGGCCCTCTTGGGTTTCGTTATTTGTTACAGTTTGTCAGACCCTATCGCCGGTTGGTGATACAGCTGCTGATCGGTTTATTAGGGCTGAGCGTTTTACAGTTGCTCTTTCCGTTTCTGACCCAGGCTATTGTAGATATTGGTATCAATAACCAAGACCTCGATTTCATCTTTTTGATGTTGATCGGGATGGTGCTTTTGTTTATTGGAGAAGTGACGATCACCCTTTTACAAGGATGGATTTTGCTGCACGTGGGTACACGGATCAATGTCAGTTTGGTCGCACAGTTTTTAAGGCGGGTGATGCGATTGCCAATTCGGTACTTCGATCAAAAGTCAACCGGAGATTTTTTACAGCGTATCTATGACCAACGACGTATAGAGTCATTTTTGACCAATACTTCCCTCTCCGCCCTGTTTTCTTTTACGAGTCTGTTTATTCTGGGGGGCGTATTGTGGTGGTACCATACGGGCATCTTTGTGGTCTTTTTTATTGCTGCTGTACTTTATGTTGTTTGGATATTAGTTTTCCTGAAACGACGTGCGCTGATCGATCATCAACGCTTTCGCGAAATGACGGCCAACCAGAATACCTTGATAGAGTTGATCCAGGGCATGCCAGAAATAAAGCTGCAACAAAGTGAGCACAAACGGCGGATGGGTTGGGTCAAAATCCAAAACCAGCTTTTTCGTACGAATACCCGTTTTTTGAGCCTTACCCAAACGCAGGATACGGGGGCACAGTTTATCAGCCAACTCAAGGACATCATCATCATTGTGATTGCGGCACGCGCCGTTATTGCGGGGCACCTGACGCTGGGAGCCATGCTGGCCATACAGTACATCGTCGGGCAACTCAATGTGCCCTTGCAACGGCTGGTGGGTTTTCTGCGAACGGCACAAGATGCCAAACTAAGTCTGGAACGCTTAGGCGAGCTACAGCAAATGGAAGCCGAAGAAAAGGAAGGCGAGCAGCGCATGGAGGAGCTACCTGAGGCGGCTGATCTGGTGTTGGAAAACCTGAGTTTTGCCTACAGCCCCCTTTCTGGCGATGTCCTCAAAGGGATTGATCTAAGGATACCACACGGCAAAGTGACCGCCATTGTGGGCGCAAGTGGAAGTGGAAAAACGACGCTGATTAAGCTCCTCCTTGGCTTCTATTTGCCCCAGCAAGGTCGCATTCAACTGGGCGACTACAATTTGCAAGGGTACGCCATCAGTGCTTGGCGCCGAGCTTGTGGAGCTGTTCTTCAGGATGGTTTCCTGTTTTCTGATACCATCGCCAATAACATCGCGGAAAGCAGCAGTGCCATAGAAATAGAACAACTGCGAAAGGCCATCAAATTGGCCAATCTGGAAGCATTTGTGCAGGAATTACCTCAGCAATTACAGACCAAAATAGGCCCACAAGGCAATGGCGTCAGCCAGGGGCAGCGCCAACGATTGCTGATTGCCCGAGCCATTTACAAAAATCCTTCCTTTCTATTTTTCGACGAAGCCACCAACGCACTGGATGCTGAAAACGAAAAAGTCATCGTCGATAACCTGGCCCATTTTTTCGCAGGGCGCACCGTCGTAGTGGTCGCTCACCGTTTGAGCACCGTACGCAATGCCGATAAAATAGTCGTCCTCGAAGCCGGACAAATCGTGGAAGAGGGCACCCACGACGAGCTGGTGGCCAGGAAAGGCCGGTACCTGGAATTGATCAGTAACCAGTTGGAACTTGGCGGGTAG
- a CDS encoding 3'-5' exonuclease — protein MYLFFDTETNGLPKNWKAPVTNLNNWPRLVQIAWILYNDKGEEIERNDHIVKPVGFSIPSSASAIHGISTARALAEGEELQSVLDEFHAQVAQANYLVAHNISFDEKIVGAEFLRSGMKNTIPTKRQVCTMLGTTDYVALRGPYGYKWPKLSELHYKLFGTGFEEAHNAAADINATARCFWEAKRRGIL, from the coding sequence ATGTACCTCTTTTTTGATACCGAAACCAACGGCTTACCCAAAAACTGGAAAGCACCCGTCACTAACCTCAACAATTGGCCCAGATTGGTGCAAATTGCCTGGATATTATACAATGACAAAGGAGAAGAGATAGAACGCAATGATCATATCGTTAAGCCAGTAGGATTTAGCATCCCTTCCTCCGCCTCCGCTATTCATGGAATATCAACGGCAAGAGCGCTCGCGGAAGGAGAGGAATTACAGTCGGTGTTGGATGAATTTCACGCCCAGGTAGCACAAGCAAATTACCTGGTCGCACACAATATATCGTTTGATGAAAAGATTGTAGGTGCCGAATTTTTAAGAAGTGGTATGAAAAATACCATCCCCACCAAGCGCCAGGTTTGTACGATGTTAGGGACCACCGATTATGTAGCACTGCGCGGCCCCTATGGTTATAAGTGGCCGAAGTTAAGCGAATTGCACTACAAGCTTTTCGGCACCGGTTTTGAAGAAGCGCACAATGCAGCAGCTGATATCAATGCGACCGCCAGGTGCTTTTGGGAGGCTAAGCGGCGGGGTATTTTGTAG
- a CDS encoding Uma2 family endonuclease yields the protein MTSLAPQRMKFTVDSYYKMAEHGLLEKDRQVELINGDIIDMSPINSKHARIVDIVTEALILHFSGKAIVRAQNPLSIGEKSEPEPDVLVARFEHHRYGENHPVPGDVLLLIEVADSSLSFDRSVKKALYAEAGIPEYWIINLVDEQVEIFLEPVDGHYQVERVEQKSKLFTTTIQGKKIVFEQLFG from the coding sequence ATGACATCACTAGCTCCCCAACGCATGAAATTCACGGTTGATAGCTATTACAAAATGGCGGAGCACGGACTATTGGAGAAAGACCGGCAGGTAGAATTAATTAATGGTGATATTATAGATATGAGTCCTATAAATAGTAAGCACGCTCGCATTGTTGATATTGTTACAGAAGCATTAATACTGCATTTCAGTGGAAAAGCTATCGTGAGAGCTCAGAATCCTTTAAGTATCGGTGAAAAATCAGAACCGGAACCTGATGTGCTGGTCGCTAGGTTTGAACATCATCGTTACGGAGAAAATCATCCTGTGCCAGGAGATGTGTTGCTACTCATCGAAGTAGCCGATTCTTCCCTCTCCTTTGATCGCTCAGTGAAAAAGGCACTCTATGCAGAAGCAGGTATCCCTGAATACTGGATCATTAATCTGGTCGACGAACAAGTTGAGATTTTTCTAGAACCGGTTGATGGTCACTATCAGGTAGAGCGCGTAGAACAAAAGTCAAAACTATTCACGACGACCATCCAGGGAAAGAAAATTGTTTTTGAGCAATTATTCGGATAA